A window of Prolixibacter sp. SD074 contains these coding sequences:
- a CDS encoding ABC transporter permease: protein MNNRLSNHQLWQLTISYSRELIREPGVLFWGIVFPILMSLGLGIAFTQKTDVVRKIAVIDASVDSTAIRHFLLTEAEPHSDAAADSFRYSYTIPDKQMGNTTFLFRETDWKEAMILLKRGQINVILTEQNGKPEYHFDPRNPDAQLSYIKLSGILNGKVVNTPQDNGEIKPLTLAGTRYIDFLVPGLIAMNVMTSCMWGISYGIIDRRSKKLLRRMVATPMKKTNFLIAFITVRFVMNFIESALLVLVTWLVFGITIQGSIVGLLAIFMAGNLAFAGIAIFVSSHTANTEIGNGLINLVVMPMMVVSGVFFSYHNFPDWSIPVIQKLPLTMLTDGIRGIFNEGLGLADIAFPFVILSAIGVFFFALGLRFFKWH, encoded by the coding sequence ATGAATAACCGACTATCGAACCACCAGCTTTGGCAACTGACTATTTCGTATTCCCGGGAGTTAATTCGCGAGCCCGGCGTTTTGTTTTGGGGCATTGTTTTCCCAATTCTGATGTCGCTGGGGCTGGGCATCGCCTTCACCCAAAAGACCGATGTGGTGCGGAAGATAGCCGTCATCGACGCATCGGTGGATAGTACAGCCATCCGCCATTTTTTGCTCACGGAAGCTGAGCCCCATTCGGATGCTGCTGCCGATTCGTTTCGGTACAGCTACACGATTCCTGATAAGCAGATGGGAAATACCACTTTCCTTTTCCGGGAAACCGATTGGAAGGAAGCGATGATTTTGCTGAAACGCGGCCAGATAAATGTGATTTTGACCGAGCAAAACGGTAAGCCGGAATATCACTTTGATCCACGCAATCCGGATGCCCAGCTGAGTTACATCAAGCTGTCGGGCATTCTGAACGGGAAAGTGGTGAATACGCCGCAGGACAACGGCGAAATCAAACCACTGACGCTGGCCGGAACACGCTATATCGATTTCCTGGTGCCGGGACTGATTGCCATGAACGTGATGACGTCGTGTATGTGGGGCATTAGCTACGGCATCATCGACCGCCGCTCGAAGAAGTTGCTGCGCCGCATGGTGGCTACCCCGATGAAGAAGACCAACTTTCTGATAGCCTTCATTACGGTGCGCTTTGTGATGAATTTCATCGAATCGGCACTGTTGGTGCTGGTTACGTGGCTGGTTTTCGGAATTACCATACAGGGAAGCATCGTAGGATTGCTGGCCATTTTTATGGCGGGTAACCTGGCTTTCGCCGGAATAGCCATTTTTGTTTCATCGCATACCGCGAATACGGAAATTGGGAACGGTTTGATTAACCTGGTGGTGATGCCGATGATGGTGGTATCAGGCGTCTTTTTCAGTTACCACAATTTCCCTGACTGGAGTATCCCGGTGATTCAGAAACTGCCCTTGACGATGCTGACGGATGGTATCCGGGGTATCTTTAACGAAGGTTTGGGCCTGGCGGATATTGCTTTTCCATTTGTTATTTTATCGGCCATCGGGGTTTTCTTCTTTGCGCTGGGCCTGCGGTTCTTTAAGTGGCACTGA
- a CDS encoding ABC transporter ATP-binding protein, giving the protein MENTHIPVIEVKEVHKSFKSVHAVQGLNLTIGKGEFVALLGPNGAGKTTLVEMIEGIRHPDKGEIRIMGKTWKHHQDELRHLIGLSLQETRFTDKLRVYETLRLFASFFGLGKERVEEIIELVALEEKRKAYVGNLSGGQRQRLALGISLLNKPRVLLLDEPTTGLDPNARREIWAILRKLKEQAETSMILTTHYMEEAEQLCDYIIIVDHGKVLREGTLEQLLNDEKGEKVIEFTLKEAPETLPRPKGQISDIHWNGTQGGGKVTVQNMNTQLPEFMDYLQQNRLHLQDMECRRNTLDDLFTTLTGRHLHE; this is encoded by the coding sequence ATGGAGAACACGCATATACCGGTGATTGAGGTAAAGGAGGTGCATAAGTCCTTCAAGTCAGTTCATGCGGTGCAGGGACTGAACCTGACTATTGGGAAGGGAGAGTTTGTGGCGCTGCTGGGACCGAACGGCGCTGGAAAAACCACACTGGTGGAGATGATTGAAGGTATCCGTCATCCCGACAAGGGGGAAATCCGTATCATGGGGAAGACATGGAAGCACCACCAGGATGAGCTGCGTCACCTGATTGGCCTGTCGCTTCAGGAAACCCGTTTTACGGATAAGCTGCGGGTGTACGAAACGCTCCGGTTATTTGCCAGCTTTTTCGGATTGGGGAAGGAGCGGGTAGAGGAGATTATCGAACTGGTGGCGCTGGAGGAGAAACGCAAAGCGTATGTTGGAAACCTGTCGGGCGGCCAGCGGCAACGGCTGGCACTGGGCATCTCGCTGTTGAACAAGCCGCGTGTGTTGTTGCTCGATGAGCCGACCACCGGTCTCGACCCGAATGCCCGGCGCGAAATCTGGGCGATTCTGCGCAAGCTGAAAGAGCAGGCGGAAACATCGATGATTCTCACCACGCATTACATGGAGGAGGCGGAGCAGTTGTGTGACTATATTATCATTGTCGATCACGGGAAAGTGCTGCGGGAAGGTACGCTGGAGCAACTGTTGAACGATGAGAAAGGAGAAAAGGTAATAGAATTCACCCTGAAGGAGGCGCCGGAAACATTGCCCCGCCCCAAAGGACAAATCAGTGATATCCATTGGAACGGAACACAGGGGGGTGGCAAAGTAACGGTGCAGAACATGAATACGCAACTGCCCGAATTTATGGATTACCTGCAGCAGAACCGGCTTCACCTTCAGGATATGGAGTGCCGCCGCAACACCCTCGACGATTTATTCACCACGTTAACCGGAAGACATTTGCATGAATAA
- a CDS encoding DUF4884 domain-containing protein, producing the protein MKKASALSFIALYLLSCTTGIPLSSGPPENNKTYRVQYLFEHDGCKVYQFRDDGHYIYFTNCNGETTSIDQDPTKTTRVANMIRNQSSEK; encoded by the coding sequence ATGAAAAAAGCATCTGCCCTCTCATTCATTGCTCTGTATTTGCTATCCTGCACTACCGGTATCCCACTTTCAAGCGGCCCGCCCGAAAACAATAAAACATACAGAGTACAGTACCTTTTCGAGCACGATGGATGCAAAGTGTACCAGTTTCGCGACGATGGGCACTACATCTATTTTACCAACTGCAACGGCGAAACCACCAGCATCGATCAGGACCCTACCAAAACCACCCGCGTGGCCAACATGATTCGGAATCAATCTTCCGAAAAATAA
- a CDS encoding endonuclease domain-containing protein: MDEQLSSNLGYNKKLKNFARHMRKKGTKAEAALWKYGLKAGKMRGYQFRRQRPILNYIADFMCKDLKLIIEVDGITHHDEEQLERDKQRDHNLNNAGFTVLRLTDEMVLNRMDLALTEIDNWITQNEDNPDT; the protein is encoded by the coding sequence ATGGACGAACAGTTATCCTCTAATCTGGGTTATAACAAGAAACTGAAAAACTTTGCCCGGCACATGCGCAAAAAGGGAACTAAAGCCGAAGCAGCCCTTTGGAAATATGGCCTAAAAGCTGGGAAAATGAGAGGTTATCAATTCCGCAGACAAAGACCCATCCTCAATTACATCGCCGATTTCATGTGCAAAGACTTAAAACTCATCATCGAAGTGGATGGAATAACGCACCACGATGAAGAACAATTGGAGCGTGATAAGCAAAGAGACCATAATTTAAACAACGCTGGATTTACGGTGCTGCGTCTGACCGATGAAATGGTCCTTAACAGGATGGACTTGGCTTTGACGGAAATTGATAACTGGATAACGCAAAACGAAGATAATCCGGATACCTAA